The Quercus lobata isolate SW786 chromosome 9, ValleyOak3.0 Primary Assembly, whole genome shotgun sequence region AGAAAACCATTAACCCCAAATGGCAAGAATAATGGTCCATGGGtttgtaaaattgtaaaaaatgcCCCAAAGAAAGCAAGCTGGCCCGAGGGAgctcaaagaaagaagtaataaaCCCATGGAAATTATGAGAAATGGCAAGCAAGAAAAAATGGGCTGAAGGAGCCCAAAGGAAAGATTTAGTAAATGGGGTTGGTAGAAAGGCCAATAGACCCCGAAGGTAAAAGGTATGGTAATTAGGCTGGGGAAGCCCGAAAGATTTAGCAAAAGCCCATGAGAATGTAGGATTGGAATGCGCCAATGATGCCCAAAGGAATTAAGCAGGTtgaggatgcccaaaggaataAAATAGGCCAATGAAGCCTCTAAATAGTATGAGAACAAGCACAGTAGTAGTACTGAGCTACGGGAACTGACTAAAAGGAAAGTGTACAGCAGGcccaaaagaggcccagcaaGTACAAGTTAAATAATAACATGGTAGAAGCAATGGGGCGACATGGTAGAAGTGTCAACCAACCCACGGAGGAGGCAAGGGCTGGATTACAAAGGGAAAGGCCAATGCCCAAGCAAAACCCAGCCTAGAGAGGAAGCAAGATGCAGAGGAAGCAAGATGCAAAGAACAAAGGCCTAGTGACTCATCCATGCCATAAGAGGTTAAGAATGAGTAGCAGAATATGCAGCAAAAACCAGACAAGCCCCCAGGCCATGGcaaatgcatgaacagtagACAAGTCATACATGGAAGTGGAGTACGCACAAGGCTCAAACATCACCCActtgtacctagccaatacaggAGTGGTGGGCCATaggtcagaggtaagagagggtatggtCTGGCGGGGTGGGGGAGGAATGTGGGAAATCTATTCTTGGGTTCCCGCTCAAGCTCTTTTAGGGGAAATGTTCTGCTAGGATGGCTTGCCACCCAAAAGAGGGAAATATGAGTTGAAATCACGAGTTGCATGCCATAGGAGTTAGAAAGAGAGAACGCCCAACCCTTATCCGGATGGGAATGCCACGGagagcaagaaaaaaaaaaaaaaaaaaaaaaaaaaaaaaaaaactcttttgtgTGGGAATGGAATGTGGCACGGCCAGTATAGGGAAGTGGTGATAGTTGGGTAGCCGACAGACTAGTAGGTGGTCTGGGAAGGACACCTATACTAGGACAAAAGTAGTTGAGGGGTAAAAAGACCTTAGATGTGCATAGTAAACAATAGAAGAACAGGAGGCAAGAATGAGagataaacaaaagaaaaacaagtaaGAAAAGGAGcgaaagataagaaagaaaataggtaacaaaatcaaaaaggaaaaacagagAGTAAGCTAGAGTGTGATGGTGGACATGCACCAATAGActattcccttttctccctccAATAGCCTGCTCTGTAGTGAAGATTAAAGAATTCAAGGATAAGCCATCTATGCCCATTCTTTCAAAGTGAACAATTTCTGTGGCAAGATTCCCCTGTGAGATTGCCCACATTGAGGAGTGGTTCCCTTCTTGGACTTAAGACTCCTAGGAAAACAAGCACGACAAactaacctttttctttttgataaagcATTAATaccatttccttttcttttattgtcgttattaaccttttttttattttttatttaccgTATTCATATTATTGTGTTCTTTCCCCTTACCAAGAAAATGGTTTAATCCTCGTCTTTGACTAACAGCAAATACATTCCTCTTATTTTATCATATTATATCCTCTTGCTATAACATTTTGTTGATAGCATTTTTTGCCATGGGCACGTGAGCAAAATCCTAGTGAAAGGGCACTAGCTTGTGCACAAGCTGGCTTGAGGTGAGTTCTAGTCAAATCAATCCCAACTCTCCTACCCCAAAACTATTGGGCCATAATGCGGCAGGAAGCAGCCTAGCCCAGAAAGTACAGAAAGGCCCACCACAATTACAAAGAAGATTCTACCTATATCTAAACACTACTAGTAGACATTACGCTTCGTGCAAAACAGGATTTGAATTTCACTATGTTGTTCTCCATCCAGGAAGGTACAAATCGTTTgccatgtaaatattttttgttagtgagttaacagtagagactaaattgactacaagttaaaaataataataatcaaattgaCTGCTACCAAAATGTAGAAACCAAATTGCTTATAAcctcaaaatgtagggatcaaaataatgtttttgcctaaaataaaatatagctgttaagaatttgaaaaatatagctGTTGGGAATGAATAGAggaagaataaagaaagattaaaaataattataaaagaaataatgaagaaataagatTTAAATGAGATATAGAAATAATAAGAGTTTGTTGGAAAGTATATTAGAGTAGGTTGGTAAAAGTTATATGGAATTGTATACTCTTCAAACAGTACAGAAATATAAGGAagctattggagatgctctcaCTTGGGTGTGATTACGTAACTTAAATATTCTTAAGCCTAGGCctaagggtcatcaaatagcccatgacccatgggcTGGCCCAGTAGCCCGCTAGCCCACCAGGCTAATGGGCAGCCCAGCCCGGTAATATTGAAGCCTGTGGGCAGCCCAGTAGCCCAATAGGACAGGCTATGGATTGGTTTCCTTACCCATGGGCGCCCGGTGGGCTGGCTCGTTAGCCCAGCCCAGTAGCCCGACCCGTTAGCATGACTCATtgcccaaaatttataacaaaataatttgggggttgggtgggtgagggattgaactttagacattataaaaacttaaagaCCACACACCTAACCACTAAATACTTTGAATGATTGTGATGcaatatgcataataaatatatattttggtattagtctagtagctttgatttttaaaacaaagttattAAGATGACTGTTGCCCTACCTCTGTGCCTCTGGAAAGAAAgtcattctttcctttgataaattccaattctttccttacaagttacaattatagaagaaattccttaaaaaaaaaaaaagcttaccgttggttggaagaaattctttccttaatgagttgatatttgattcttcatatatttcatttaagaattgatattttattcttcaaatatttcctttaagagtcgatatttaattcaatgtacttatttattcttatcaataaaagttaattaatcttattttagtacctttttaagaggtatgtcttagtatttttttttttaatagaatatttttagtagatttaattgttcaatttgatagtttgtaataatatataattataatttttttggttaaatttttataaccccaTTGAAGACCTGTTAAAAATGCCCATGAGTAGCCCATTAAACCCATCTCACTAGCCCAGCCCACTAAAGCccaaatgggcattgcccatgggtagggccatgggctagggtttttccatcTAGCCCGGCCTGACCCAGCCCATTGACTAGTCAACAGCCCGTTAAGCCCAGCCCATTAAacccatgggccaagtaaaagCGGGTCGGGCCGGCCCATTGACGAGGCCTACCTAGGCCACTTAGGTCTAGGATGGCCCTAtagttaaatttattaaaaggACCCTAGACCTTCtcttatagaaaaaaaaaatgcctccCAAAATGTCAAAAATCCTCTATATCACAataattgattatatatatatatatatatatatgtatatatttatataaatggGTTTTGCATTATGTCCTCCATCCATGGCCCTAAAAAAAATCTCGAGCCAATAGAAATGCAATCTAATTGAAACCcaaagtgctttttttttttttttttgatacaagataaaatttctactctaacctaatctaagtgtaaatatgtgtgaagctccctcttggagacttgaaccccggcctttacccccccacaccccacaagcatttatacttgtgaagtgaccaccGCACTAAGGGTGCGCGGTGGTGAAACCCaaagtgtttttaaaaaaatgttatgatgTGTTGAATAAACATTGACAATAAATTCCACTAACAATTtgagtttataatttttttttttaataaattagtgtCCCTTAAGGTagattatattattaagtgaagTTGCAATaatatctttaataaaaaaatatttgataagataCTAATAAAGATCGATTATGTTATAAGAAGATTAGTTGATTGACAAATTTTAATTGTGAAAGCATTTTTAGTAAAACCTGAGTATATAAAAACTTAGttagtaattttgcatttcaaaaaataagaggaatattgttaaataaatattgttcaattaatatttaaatattacaaaaatctCACTAATATTTATTGTCATAAACCTCAAAATGTATTAAAACAATCTTGCTCGAACTTTAAAGAATTCTATAATTCTTCTTGAAAATAAGTGCATGATACCTaccaaaaaaatgtttatttttttataaatttataactttatagtaccatttattgtaatttgcaaACGTGTCAAAGTTTGAGCTATCTCTCAATATCTAGGATTATGTTACAAGCGTCTTATCAATTGATGTGCTCTTGTGCTGCTTAGGGTGCTCTCGGGTGCCTTGTGTTGCATATGGTAGCAGTTAGAGTCTTGCAGGCTGCGTCCTTGCAAGAGTGGTGTGGTCTTCGTGCTATAAGACCGACAAAGGTGGGGATGAGATGGAGGACGAATTGGAGGAACTATGGAAGAAGCTTTCCTTtacagaggaagaagatgagaGTATATCGTTAGGAAGTGGTACTATGGAAGTAGCAAAGATGGTTGGAAAGAACTCTCTTCTGATGAAGGTTCTGTCACATAAATACATGAACGTTGAGGCTCTTAGAAAGAACATGAGGATGCTATGGAAACTGAACAAAGGGGTGCAGATAAATGAGATTGGGGAAGAGTTGTTCCTAGCGAAATTTGGAGATGGAAGAGATGGAAGAGATAAGAAGAGGATAATGGACATGAGCCTGTGGACTTACGAGAAACAACTAATTCTTTTAAAGGAATTTGAGGGTGAACAAGCGCCAAAGGACATCCAACTGTGGCAGTCACCGTTTTGGGTGCAAATACACAATCTACCTCTGTACAGTAGGACTAGAGAGACAGGTTGGGAAATTGGTTCAAAGTTGGGAGAGGTTGTGGAAGTTGATGTCGCGGAATCGGGTGTTCATTGGGGAAAATATCTCAGAGTAAGGGTGCAACTTGATGTCACGAAGAAGCTAATATGGGGGAAAAAGATTGCCATTAAGGGTGGGGAACAACGTTGGATAATGTTCAAATATGAACATCTTCCAAACTTTTGTTACAGGTGTGAGATGCTCAGCCACGGGCTACGGGACTGCTCGGAGGGGAAGGAGGAAGTTCTGTCAGAACTACCAACGCTACAGTATGGGGCGTGGCTGAGGGGTGAGGTGTCAAGGAGAGGTGGTAGAGATCCAGTAAAGTTTGGAACAGAGGAAGGGTGGTTTGCAAAGGGAGGTCCGATAAGGGAcatggtggggggggggggtgggaagAAAAGGCCCTACACGCGTTGAGGGAGAGTTTGAGACAAGGAAAAGTCACGGATTCATCGCTGCCACGCATGGGAGCTAGTGACAGAGAGGATGAGAATACCGAGGGAGGTCAGGAAAGCAGAAAACAAAAGGGGGATCATGAAAAAGGAAAGGAGACCAGCCTTAGTGAGCAACCTAATGGAATCATTGCCAATTTGGATGAAGAAAACAGGGAAGGGCTCTGGGCTAAAAAGCAAATGGTGGAAGTGATGCAATGGGAGAAAGGGATCGAACCTGTGGCAGAGAAACCGTTTGAATTTTGTGTGGCGCCAAAGGTAGAAGGTAGTAGAGATGTAGTGGGCCAAATGAGTGTGGATAAGGAAAATGGCCCAATGGCAATAAGCTTCGATGTAAATTTAGGTTGGGTTGTAGAAACACTTGGACCACAAAGTGGCCATTGGAAATGTATGGCCAAAAAGGCCCTTGACACAAGCCTAAAAAAAGAGACAAAGGAGGAGATTTGGTTGGGTAAAAGACTTGGCACGAGTCCATTGCAAGAATTAGAACCTAATATTACTACTTAGAAGCGAAGAAAACTCCAGAAGAGTAGCAAGGCACAAGAACACAATGCAGTGAGGGATGGTAGAGAGGTGGTGGCTGCAGAGCAGCACCGGCGAGCCTCATGTGCTTGCGTGGAACTGTCGGGGTTTAGGGTCACCCCTGGCAGTCTGGATCCTCATCGACGAGGTGAAatccaaaaacccaattttgGTTTTCCTTATGGAGACCAAAGCGAGTTCGAGTAGAATCAAAGGTTTGCAGAGGAGATTGAAGTTCACTCAAGGGATTACGGTGCCGTGTGATGGGCGGAGTGGAGGATTGGCAATGTTGTGGTGAGAAGTGGTGGACGTGCGGTTCAAAAGCTACTTTCATTGTCACATCGACG contains the following coding sequences:
- the LOC115961327 gene encoding uncharacterized protein LOC115961327 gives rise to the protein MEDELEELWKKLSFTEEEDESISLGSGTMEVAKMVGKNSLLMKVLSHKYMNVEALRKNMRMLWKLNKGVQINEIGEELFLAKFGDGRDGRDKKRIMDMSLWTYEKQLILLKEFEGEQAPKDIQLWQSPFWVQIHNLPLYSRTRETGWEIGSKLGEVVEVDVAESGVHWGKYLRVRVQLDVTKKLIWGKKIAIKGGEQRWIMFKYEHLPNFCYRCEMLSHGLRDCSEGKEEVLSELPTLQYGAWLRGEVSRRGGRDPVKFGTEEGWFAKGGPIRDMVGGGGGKKRPYTR